The sequence tatagCATTATATTGTATAACataaaaaaccaagaaaaaaaaaagttcttATCGCTTTTCATAACAACCGCATATGTTTTTATCACTTTTTATATTTGCATATCTATCTTTCATACCTCTCCATGCTGGGATTCTTCCTCAGGAGGTGAGACAAATGGGCCCGCTAGCTCCAATGCAGGCTCGTCAATGTTGTGATGCGCGTACGACAACACACCGATCCCACCGGCATCCAGCAAGAAGCACGGATTGTCGACCAAGTGTCTGTAGGAGTCCAGCTTAACGTATGGGACTGTCTCGTCATCGTACGACTTTACAGCTTGGATTTCTTCCACGGTTTCACATTTCTTCTGCACACCCAACCCAAACCAGATAGCAGCAAAATAACGCAACGCGTGGCCATGAGCAAAGACCATGATGTCAGATGCTCTGCCCTCACTCTGGTGCTTACGATGCAAGTTCTGGATTCTGCCGATGGCACGGGATAGCCTCAACCCGATCTGCTGGGTGGTCTCACCGTTCTCACAACCGTCTCTCCAGATGTTCCACGGTCTGCTTTGATCCAATCCACGCGACTTTCTCAACTCGATGATCTCGCGGGTTAGCATTCCCTCGTAGTCACCGTACTCCCACTCTCTCAAGTCCTCGTCCACCACCACGCGGATCTTTGCTCTTTGCTCGTCGCTCAAAGGTTTCAACACCAAGTCCACGGTTTGCCTGGCACGTAAACGGGGGGAGGTGAAGATGTAAGTGATGTGGTCCGGGTTCAGAAACTGGTTGTTGCGGAAAACGCTCTCACCAGTTCTCAACATCTGGCCCTCACCGTAGGCTGTTAATGGCAAATCGGTCAACCCGGTGTACTGGCCCGACTTGGACCATTCGGTTTGACCGTGTCTCACAATAATACATCTGGGAGTTAGAGTAGGCATCGTTTCTTGCTAGCGTGTGTGACGGTGTCCCTATCTACTGGTTATGAATAAGGCATCTTTCTACCTgcgttaatttttttttcatgttatACTcctatatatattctttgcaaaaaataaaaaaactcaTCGCGTGGGTGAGAAAATCCAATAATAGACAAATGTAAgcagtgaaaaataaaggatCTACGTATTGAATAAGCAGAATTCCCTCAACTTTTGCAGTTTGTTTGTATCATTGGGCTTGCTTCGAAAGGTGTGCGGTTCTGGTGCAAGTACTTTATTTCCGGAACAATGGCAAGAGATGTAAGGCCTGGGAAGCTTACCATATCGCTATTGATTTTATCACTGTTTTTGATATTCCAGATACTGACCAAACCCCACCGCAATGAGAGCAGCATGGAAACTCGACTTTTCACGAGAAGGAGGTCGCATGTAACACGGGTGCCCAATAATGACGCCAGTTTATCTATACCGTATTTGGATAAAGTCAACCGGTTTTGGCATGTGGGCGGTGCCACACAGATTAGAAATAGCCAATCTATCAAATTGACGCAGGACCGAGACCAGGACAAACACGGGCTGGTGTTGTCCAATGGGATTGGCGACAACACCATCAACGACTTTGAAATCGTTTACAAATTCAGGATTTCTCATAGTTCGAATGCAAAACTCATGGGCGATGGGATGAGCTTTGCCATCACACCTGAAAATGGGTTTCTCACGCAGGATTTGAAGTCTTCGTATGCAAGAAGACAATACATGATGAACTCACGCGGTGTGATTGGCGATAATACAGATTTAATGGGGTTCCCGAAGAACCTACCGGGTCTGTTTGTTGTCTTGGACACGTATCGCAACCAAGGCCACCACCATGAGGACGTACCCTTCATGGACGTATTCCTCAATGTG is a genomic window of Saccharomyces eubayanus strain FM1318 chromosome XI, whole genome shotgun sequence containing:
- the SHB17 gene encoding sedoheptulose-bisphosphatase; the protein is MPTLTPRCIIVRHGQTEWSKSGQYTGLTDLPLTAYGEGQMLRTGESVFRNNQFLNPDHITYIFTSPRLRARQTVDLVLKPLSDEQRAKIRVVVDEDLREWEYGDYEGMLTREIIELRKSRGLDQSRPWNIWRDGCENGETTQQIGLRLSRAIGRIQNLHRKHQSEGRASDIMVFAHGHALRYFAAIWFGLGVQKKCETVEEIQAVKSYDDETVPYVKLDSYRHLVDNPCFLLDAGGIGVLSYAHHNIDEPALELAGPFVSPPEEESQHGEV